The following proteins come from a genomic window of Panicum hallii strain FIL2 chromosome 8, PHallii_v3.1, whole genome shotgun sequence:
- the LOC112902427 gene encoding ubiquitin carboxyl-terminal hydrolase 5 has protein sequence MDMVVSAPVLPAEVEMGLIRDITVAAEAQAKEGDTFFLITTRWWQSWIDYVIQDLTSVTSNGSHHHEFGSKTPRRPGAIDNTDLIDDAALEVSNMGIEIHDTLVEGRDYILLPQQVWEKLHGWYGGGPTLPRKAINTGFSQTDLAIEVYPLRLQLLLMSRGERTFIRISKKDTVGQLHKKACEAFDLIPDEVCIWDYYGRTKHTLMDNLEKTLDDANIQMDQDILVEVTTDANGGADGGCMSSVKGNDFFERESTSLIADAPRSGLPNENFAANNYASRSYNTSLTPNLYPRSPNGDLDNVHGSSGMITRGSPLGLTGLLNLGNTCYMNSAIQCLVHTPQFTRYFCEDYHREINRQNPLGNVGELALAFGELLRKLWAPGGRGPVSPRPFKMKLSRFASQFSGYNQHDSQELLAFLLDGLHEDLNRVKHRPYINSGDADGRSDEEVADEYWANHIARNNSIIVDVCQGQYKSTLVCPVCGKVSVTFDPFMYLSLPLQFASTRSMTAVIFSCDGSVAPTQFTVNVPKQGRCRDLLQALGNACSLKNGEKLLIAEIRNHKIYRFLDDPVLQLSTVSDDDRLAVYRLPKLEKRANYIQFVHRREDLDHANNNSLTSWKPYGVPLLAQIPRNETVTGFDIHELVHKMLVPMLRNQDSPQLAAQNSLSTRMHSYNTDSSKFQLQLIDDSNTVIEKSNDSIRVPQSSLATVFFINWSKADIKKINTDHLEYLPEVFMYAPPAKRTRGEALSLYACLDAFLKEEPLVPEDMWYCPRCKEQRQASKKLDLWRLPEVLVIHLKRFSFSRSTKQKLETFVNFPIHDLDLTNYIANKKSSERQMYELYAVSNHYGSMASGHYTAHIKLVDENRWYNFDDSHVAAIDEDEVKTAAAYVLFYRRVREQDGATSNGSQLYAKRSHRSSHR, from the exons atggatATGGTGGTGTCGGCGCCGGTGCTCCCCGCAGAGGTGGAGATGGGGCTCATCCGGGACATCACCGTCGCAGCCGAGGCCCAAGCCAAGGAGGGCGACACCTTCTTCCTCATCACCACCAG GTGGTGGCAAAGTTGGATTGATTACGTCATTCAAGATTTGACTAGTGTAACAAGTAATGGTTCACATCATCATGAGTTTGGTTCAAAAACTCCTAGAAGGCCAGGAGCTATTGACAATACTGATCTAATTGATGATGCGGCACTTGAAGTCTCCAATATGGGGATTGAGATACATGATACCTTAGTTGAGGGCCGTGATTACATACTGCTTCCTCAGCAAGTATGGGAAAAGTTGCATGGTTG GTATGGTGGAGGGCCAACATTACCAAGAAAAGCAATCAATACTGGCTTTTCTCAAACTGATTTGGCCATAGAAGTTTATCCTCTACGTCTGCAGTTACTTCTAATGTCAAGAGGAGAGCGAACCTTTATAAGGATAAGCAAGAAG GATACAGTTGGTCAACTCCATAAAAAGGCTTGTGAGGCTTTTGACTTGATACCAGATGAG GTATGCATTTGGGACTATTATGGACGAACAAAGCATACATTGATGGACAACTTGGAGAAAACCCTTGATGATGCCAACATTCAGATGGATCAAGAT ATTCTAGTCGAGGTTACTACTGATGCCAATGGTGGTGCAGATGGTGGATGCATGAGTTCGGTTAAAGGAAATGATTTCTTTGAGCGAGAGTCAACTTCTTTGATTGCTGATGCTCCAAGATCAGGATTGCCAAATGAGAATTTTGCAGCCAACAACTATGCTTCTAGAAGCTATAACACTAGTCTGACGCCAAACCTCTATCCGCGATCTCCCAACGGTGACCTCGATAATGTGCATGGCTCTAGTGGCATGATCACAAGGGGATCACCTTTAGGTCTTACAGGGCTACTTAATCTGGGAAATACATGCTATATGAACAGTGCCATACAGTGTCTTGTGCACACGCCGCAGTTTACTAGATATTTTTGTGAAGATTACCACCGGGAAATAAATCGGCAAAATCCACTGGGTAATGTG GGTGAACTTGCTTTAGCTTTTGGTGAGCTACTGAGAAAACTCTGGGCTCCTGGAGGACGTGGCCCAGTTTCTCCTAGACCATTCAAAATGAAGCTTTCTCGGTTTGCATCTCAGTTCAGTGGATACAACCAGCATGATTCACAG GAGCTTTTGGCATTCCTCTTGGATGGACTCCATGAGGACTTGAATCGTGTGAAACATAGACCTTACATAAATTCCGGAGATGCTGATGGACGATCAGATGAAGAAGTTGCAGATGAATATTGGGCAAATCATATTGCTAGAAACAATTCAATAATTGTTGATGTTTGCCAG GGCCAATACAAGTCAACTTTGGTCTGCCCAGTCTGTGGAAAGGTTTCAGTGACTTTTGACCCGTTCATGTATCTTTCCTTGCCCTTACAATTTGCCTCAACCCGGAGCATGACTGCCGTGATTTTTTCTTGTGACGGAAGTGTTGCACCAACACAATTCACTGTAAATGTACCGAAGCAAGGTAGGTGCAGGGATCTATTACAAGCCCTCGGCAATGCATGCTCACTTAAAAATGGGGAGAAACTTCTAATTGCCGAG ATACGGAATCATAAGATCTACCGTTTTCTTGATGATCCAGTGCTTCAACTGTCTACAGTAAGCGATGACGATCGTCTGGCAGTTTATAGGCTCCCAAAACTGGAAAAGAGAGCCAATTATATTCAGTTTGTGCATCGCCGTGAAGACTT GGACCATGCAAACAATAACAGCTTGACATCTTGGAAACCCTATGGTGTTCCTCTTCTTGCACAAATACCTCGCAATGAAACTGTAACGGGTTTTGATATCCATGAGTTGGTTCATAAAATGCTTGTGCCCATGCTAAGAAATCAGGACTCACCACAGTTGGCTGCTCAAAATTCTCTCTCCACAAGAATGCATAGTTATAATACTGACAGCAGCAAATTTCAGCTACAATTGATTGATGATAGCAACACAGTCATTGAAAAATCGAATGATTCCATCAGGGTCCCACAATCTTCACTTGCAACAGTATTTTTTATCAATTGGTCCAAGGCAGATATCAAAAAGATTAACACTGATCATTTAGAATACCTTCCAGAGGTGTTTATGTATGCTCCCCCAGCCAAGAGAACCCGTGGTGAAGCTCTCTCACTCTATGCATGTTTGGATGCTTTCTTGAAAGAAGAACCTCTTGTACCTGAAGACATGTG GTACTGTCCAAGGTGCAAGGAGCAAAGGCAAGCTAGCAAAAAACTGGATTTATGGAGACTTCCGGAAGTGCTAGTCATACATCTCAAGAGATTTTCATTTAGTAGGTCAACAAAACAAAAGTTAGAAACTTTTGTCAATTTTCCAATACATGACTTGGATTTGACAAATTATATTGCCAACAAGAAGAGTTCAGAGCGTCAGATGTATGAATTGTATGCTGTGAGCAATCATTATGGCAGCATGGCGAGTGGACATTATACTGCGCACATAAAG CTTGTGGATGAGAATCGGTGGTACAActttgatgatagccatgttgcCGCCATTGATGAAGACGAGGTGAAGACTGCTGCAGCTTATGTGCTGTTCTACAGGAGAGTTAGAGAACAAGATGGAGCAACTAGTAATGGATCTCAGTTATATGCAAAGAGAAGCCACAGATCTAGCCATAGATAG
- the LOC112902665 gene encoding ER lumen protein-retaining receptor-like: MNVFRLAGDMTHLLSVVVLLLKIHTIKSCAGISLKTQELYALVFAARYLDLFVHFVSLYNTVMKLVFLASSFSIVWYMRKHKIVRRTYDKDHDTFRHYFLVLPCLLLALLINEKFTFREVMWAFSIYLEAVAIFPQLVLLQRTRNIDNLTGQYVFFLGAYRMLYILNWIYRYFTEPHFVHWISWVAGIVQTLLYADFFYYYIMSWKNNVKLELPA; encoded by the exons ATGAACGTGTTCCGGCTCGCGGGGGACATGACCCACCTCCTCAGCGTGGTGGTGCTGCTCCTCAAGATCCACACCATCAAGTCCTGCGCAG GCATATCTCTGAAGACGCAGGAGCTGTATGCACTTGTTTTTGCAGCTCGGTACCTGGACTTGTTTGTTCATTTTGTGTCTCTGTATAACACAGTCATGAAGCTCGTCTTCTTGGCAAGCTCTTTCTCAATAGTTTGGTACATGAGGAAGCATAAGATTGTGCGGAGAACCTACGACAAGGATCATGACACCTTTCGCCATTACTTTTTAGTGTTGCCTTGTCTTCTTCTGGCTCTACTCATTAATGAGAAGTTTACTTTTAGAGAG GTGATGTGGGCATTCTCCATTTATTTGGAAGCTGTCGCAATATTTCCACAACTTGTACTGCTACAGCGGACAAGGAATATTGATAACTTGACTGGCCAATACGTCTTCTTCTTGGG CGCATACCGCATGCTTTACATCCTTAACTGGATCTACCGCTACTTCACCGAGCCCCATTTTGTTCACTGGATAA GCTGGGTTGCAGGAATTGTGCAAACTCTGTTGTATGCTGACTTCTTCTACTATTATATAATGAG ctggaagaacaatgtGAAGCTAGAGCTTCCAGCTTAA